Sequence from the Mauremys mutica isolate MM-2020 ecotype Southern chromosome 2, ASM2049712v1, whole genome shotgun sequence genome:
TCTGGCCATGACGTCAGTGGGGGCTTTGCTCCGGCCGTACCCAGGGGAAGCCCCCCGGGGGCGCTGGGACAGGACGGGAGTGAAATGGACAAGCGCCGGATTTCTCCTCTCCTGAGATcaggctccagctctgggcacaaACAAAATCAGGTCAGGAGTCTGGCACCAGCCCCTGGTGGACACTGGTCCACATCCCAAGTGGGAGTCTCCTCTCTCTGCCCGGCACAACGCCCTGGCTCCGCTCCTCATTCACCCTGGGGCACACGCCACCTTGTCCACCAAGGAGGAACTTCCCAAGCCGCAGCCAGGGCAGGCTGGCGTAGGTGTGTGACTCCCAGCAGGGTTAGCCAGGCATGAAAGGCTCCTCCCTTCCAGCCTTGTTCCAGCTTTACCCCCAGAGCTTTGTCCAAGCTTGTCATTCAGAGGACTAATTAGTGGCTgctaattattaataattattaaatgCATTAGATTTAAATCCAGAAACCAAGATACCGGGGGCTCAGTGGGCCCCTGTGCAGGCAGCGTGAGGATGGGACTTCAAAGGGGTTTGGAACCAGTGCGAGTTCCTGACCTAGGGCCGCGGGCTCTAACCCTAATGCCAATTCCTAGCAGCCACCTGGGGGGTTTCGCCGGTAGCTCTCCCAGTGCTTCACGAAGGGGTTTGCAATGTTGTTGCAGGTGCCGGTGGCGTTCGAGGACGTCGCGGTCTATTTCTCCCTGGAGGAGTGGGCAGCGTTGGCCAAATGGCAGAGGGAGCTGTACCGGGACGTGATGAAGGAGAATTACGAGCTGGTGGCTTCATTGGGTAAGGCTCCTTTCCCACTCTTCTCTCAGGGCCGGGGGTCTGGGACAGAGTCAGAGGATGTCAGAGCAGGTCAGTGCACATGTCACTGAGGCTCAGAAGAATCTCAGACCCTGGAAATGCtgtgctcttccccccccccccccccagggctcttGGCCCTGTAGCTAGAAGGGTTTATGTTGGACAGCAGAGATTCTCAGGGGTCTGTGCTTACTTGCTGGGCTGCTTGTGGAGTAAAGGTAccgcagaatcaggcccatagaccTGATCACAAATTGCTCTTCATAAGCCAGGGTGAACCCGCAGCCAGGAAACCTACTCAGCCTGAGTTCATCACTCACCAGGCTGCAATTCTCTGCCCCCTGCACAGGGCATCCTGCTGTCAAACCTGAGATCATCTGCCAGATGgagcgaggggaagagccgtgtgTGGGGAATCCCTGGGGCTGGAAAGACAGAAgcacagcccagaactcctgctCAGGTGAGTCATGAAAACGCCAAGAGCTGGGGGAGAGATGGAGGGATGGGCTCAGACCCAGGGAAACTGCTCCAGGACAAAGAATGTTTCAAACAGTGGCTGGCTTTCCTGGGCCCTGGAGGCAGCTGGGATCACTCGTAGGTGACATTGGAAAAGCCCAGAGAAGGGCAGGGAAGATGGCAAGGGGTCTGAGCAGGTATGGGAGAGCTGTCAAAACTGGGTTATTCCTATGGGAAGAGTTAAAGTggagtaaggccttgtctacactaaacaattaagtcgacttaagttatGTCAATGTACAGCCGCTGCAGGAAttaaaccactgttgtgtgtccACACGACGCTCCTTGTGTCTGCAGtgtgcatccacactagcagtgcttgcatcgacacagagagcagtgcactgggggtggctatcccactgtgcaactcaccaccatCTAGTGCGCGATGTTctgggaagggtttgcagtgcctcatgggcaAGAAACAGTCACGTAGGGGTGAGATGGAATATGGGTTCagcatcccatgatgcagttttctccatcccGTCATTCCATGGGTATCCTGTTAGGTTTCACATTTTTTTCCGGCAAGCCTGCGTGTCCGCCATCTCTGTGAGAATCATGGATCCTGCGCTGCTCTTCAGTATTGTGCTGAGCGTTATGAACACAACAcgtctgatcctgcagtatttccagagctgcGAGGAGTATGACCATTCCTTGCAGGCTGCcttgctgtgtgccatggaaagaaacaattcaagattgctgTTGGCATTTACAGAGCAGCTGCACGCGGCAGACTGCTGGTTCTGGACCCGAGAAACAAGCAATGACTGGTGGGATCGTATTGTTATGCAGAtgtgggatgacgagcagtggctgcagagttTTTGGGtgcacaaggccacattcctggaactgtgcggagctcgccccagccctccagctcagggacaccaaaatgagagcggCGCTCACGGTGGAAAAGTGAGTGGTGATCActgtgtggaaacttgcaatgccagattgctatcaatcagtcgggaatcaatttggagttgggaaatccacCGTGGGTGTTGCTGTGATGAAAGCGTGCAGGGCCGTTCATCACATCCTTCTacaaaggacagtgactctgggcaatgtgcaggaaataGTGCATGGTTTTGCAGcattggggttcccaaactgaggGGGGCCATCGATGGCGCAcacacatccctattttggcCCCAGACCACCTTGCGACGGAGTACGTCACAGAAAGGGATCCTTTTCCATGGCATTACAAGCGCTGGTGGATCACCGGGATTGTTTCCCGGCATCAGCGTGGGCTGGttagggaaggtgcatgacgcacaccTCTTTAGGAACACAGACTTGTGCAGAAGGCTTCAAGCAGGGactttttcccagaccagaggaTTACCACTGGGgatgtgatcctgggagacccagcctacgcCTTTCTACCATGGCTCACGAAGCCATACGCTGGCCACCTCGACAGCAGCAAAGAGAGCTTCAACAACAGGCTTGGCAGGTGCTGAatgttgaatgtgcctttggccatttgAACGGGCGCTGGTGCTGTTTACTCATGAGATTAAACCTCAGTGAAGACAGTGTCCCCATGgtcatagctgcctgctgtgcgcttcataatatctgtgaagcaaagggggggAAGTTTCCACGGGGTGGAGTGCAGAGGTGCATCGGCTGTCTGCTGATTTTTGAATAGCCAGTTACCACAGCTATAAGAAGAGCTCAACGGGGAGCTATGCgtctcagggaggctttgaaggcGCATTTTAACAATGAACCACGGTAATGTGTGGTGCTGTGCCTAGCATCGTTTATTTTTACCCTCGTATGAACCTTGTAATGAAGGCCGTGTGCGCTAATATAACATCGCAAATGCACTTACTGCTATTATCTCTGAATGTTAGCTGTAGCCATTGTCATGTCGGACACAAATAAAGGTGAATTAAGTTTCCATAAATGGACTTTTTTATTTCACATCCATGCAAACATACCTATTAAAACCCAAAAGAAACAGGGAAAAGTATAGTAGAACCtaagagttacgaacaccagcgTTATGAATTGACCATtcagccacacacctcatttggaaccagaagcacatgatcaggcagcagcagagacaaaaaaagaaaagaaaatacagtatAATACAGTGAAAGCTGCATTATCTGGCACTTCACCAACTGGAAAGCTCTAGAAACTGGCATTTCTGAGCTTCATTATAGGCTGGTTTATAGTCCTGTTAGCTCCCTACCGGGCTCCAGATGGCTCCCCGGAAGTGGCAaagtgtccctgctgctcctaggcagaggaacgGCCACGAGGGGTTCAGAAGGTGGGAGCGGGTACGTGGTGCAAgtgaggaagtttgggtgtgggagggggctcggggcaggggttggagtgcGGAGCGGGATGTTGGATCCAGGCGGCActcacctcaggcggctccccacaagcagcgacatgtccctgctgctcctaggggGAGGTGGGGCTAGGCacctctgcgtgctgcccccgcctCACCCCGAAcgctggccccgcagctcccgttggccgggaGCTACCCAAGGTGAGCACCCCCCAGATCCAGCAACACGGACTCCCTCCCGcatgccagccccctgccttgatccccctcctgcagccaaagTGCTCATTTTGAGTTGATACTGTTTGGTTACATGAGGTAGAGCTGTCCTTTGTGTCGTAATATGCTAGAAGTGGGTTAAaggatagaaatgtacaagactAGCTGTGTTGGCATCTGCTTCGTTGTCCCTCGTGAAGCTACGCAGTGGGGCCCCGTGGAACAGCGTTAATGCGCCCAGAGATTtcatgggaatcctccagagagagctCGAGGAAGCTGTCCTGGAGGTACTTGCCAGTCCTCTGCGGAAGggtccttggcagagctgctttgttccttcccccactgtAGGAAACTTTTCCCCACGAATTGGCAATAACTTGTGCAGGGAGCAAAGTGGCACGTAGGCGACCAGCGTAGGGACCAGTCTGAAGCCACATGCATGCAGGAGATGCAACCTTGCTTCCCTCAGAAGTGCGATATTGGCGTCAATGACCCCCGCCTATGGAAAATGGTCGGAGAATTTACAATATTGTCCCTAGTCGTTTGCTGTGATCCCCTTAAACTGCCTAGACCCTTTGCCCCATCTTAAccaccctctctctccccccaggccGAACTCACCAGGTTTAGGGCATTTGCTCAGCTGTGTGCTTGCCAAAGGACAGTGAGAAAGTGCTCCAATGATTCAGTGCTGTGAGTGCACTAACAGTCATGCCTCCGTTTattgtgcttctgcagatgtggccgTTAGGGGAACCCCCtacaccaggcctgcacaacatgggcccgcggagcctcactgtgcggccgcggggggattctgaatcccccacacacagcgctctgcgggcagcccagagccctttgaatcccagctggccgggagtcagagggctctgggctgcctgcagccgtggggagcccagagccctttgaatcccagctgcagccaggaatcagaggactctgcgctgcccgcagccgtggggagcccagagccctttgaatcccagctggccgggagtcagagggctctgggctgcctgcagccgcggggagcccagagccctttaaatcccagccgcggccgggaatcaaagggctctgcgctgcccgcagccgtggggagcccagagccctttaaatcccagccacggccgggaatcaaagggctctgggttggccGCAgcggagggcagcccagagccctttgaatcctggcccgcGACCGCTGATTGCCTCCTCcacggacccctgccctaactgccccccaggactcccaccccctatctaacacagCTGGTCCTTGTCTCCTGATatccctctcccaggaccccaccccctatctaaatgccgctgctccttgtcccccgattgccccctcccgagacccctgctcctaactgccccttgggaccccaccccctatctaaatgccgctgctccttgtcccccgattgccccctcccgagaccccagccccttgggaccccagcccctatctaagcctcccttctccttgttcccaactgccccctcctgcgatcccccccaacttcccctcaggaccccacccccacctgtcccctgatgaacccctgagactcccatgcctgtccaactgctgcctgtcccctgactgccccctgaacctctgccccatccaaccccccctgctccttgtcccttgactgccccccggaaccccctaccccttctccaacccccagcccccttaccgtgccactcagaccagcgtgtctggctccgtgcagctccagacacgttgctgccatgctccccgatggagcccacagccctctcccacccccagcacctgccttccagatttgaacacctcaaaattcaggagtgctcaagctcggtttgggcagctgttacttcatttctcccaaatcaaatatactgatccactgtaacttgctgtagaaaaagtaggataaaattgagcaagaaatgcttattaggactggaattgctattttcaacagccattgcctttttgtttgtttgaaaggaagacagtgagattgcattggcaaattccccatagaaagaaagagtggaacaaaagaataataaaggcacctcaacttttcctcatttatggaggacagtcttataatatgcatccagatatcctccaatcacacaagctgaaaattgttccactttactgcagctctgtaaccatatgggaaccaatcctgtctgtgttttgtgcacatccaaaattcctgctgaatgacgcaccctgggagcgagttactagtgacccagggctggggtggcagaaggtggggggggcactggtgggggggagcccagggctggggcagcagcggggtggggggagggcactggtggggaggaaagggggaagcccagcgctggggcggcagggggtcagtggggggagagcccaggattggggcagcagggagatacaggggggagcccagggctggaacggggggcagccaattttttttttttgcttggggcagcaaaaaacctagagccggccctgccgggttcccccagccgccggagccccaggccctttaatttgcccctgagggctcccagccaccccttcagctgggagcccctggttgatttaaaatcaaaacctccccacccccaaccttccttttcggcccacagctgttttggtggggtggcgctggggaaggagggtttgtttccgcagggctgggcggccctggggcggggtgtttctgcggggccgggaggtttcggccctcagctgttttctttggagaaatgtggccctcgccgctttacgagttgtgcaggcctgccctaCGCACTGGGGGAGAAACTCCGCCAGATAAGGAAGTGATCCAGgaggagcaaggaggacatgttttTGGAGGTGCTCCAATCCTCTGATACTGCAGATCAAGAATACAAGGCATGGAAAGAGACAGTTAATGAAGTTTAAAAATAGGTAGGACAGGAAGCAGGGCCAGGAGCGAATTTTAGTGGTCCAGGAGCAGATGATAAAAGTGATGGAGGAGCAAACGGAGATGTTGAAGTCCCTAATCACACAACAGGCAGAACACATGCGTGTTCAGACACACACCCTACAACTGTACAGAACTGCTTGCTATGTCCTCCCCAGACTCCCACATATTCCTTACATCTTCTCTGCCCATCGCAGTACCTCTTTCATTCCACCCCTTCAGACAGCTTCCCAAACGATAGCTGGAGTTACCCAGCTATGAGAGCCTCCATCACAAGAGTGCTCCTCTCAGTATTCTGTCCTTTTCAACAAAGCGTTTTCTCTGTGTTGGTTATTACTGTTTAAGGAAAAAAATACTCCGTGAAAGATAATCCATCTTTGTGTCTCCTACACACCGTGGTTGCTGCTGGAATTAATACACAGGGGCAACTGGCACATTTGCAGACTACGCATCGTGGTCAGGAAGCAATCATCAACATTTTCATTCAAGGCGGCAAGTTAACCAAGCATGGCAGAATGCTTTATAGAAAGACACATTACTGGAGCTTATTGGCAAAAAggtgcctcaaagcctccctgattccaGTAACAcctctcccgcccccctccccccccccgttgtGCCCCTttaatagccctggtatctggctgctcaaaatcagctacCAGGCAATCCGCCTCCACACTCCACCCCAGGGGGAAATTTTCACCCTTAGCCTCAAAAATATTATGCAGCACTCAGCAGGCTGCTGTGACCATTGGAATATTTTCCTCTTTTAGGTCTAACCTGTGATTAAGACAGCGTCAGCGagcttttaatctgccaaatgcacattcaagAGTCATTCTGCACATGCTCAGCCTATTCttgaagtgctccttgctgctgtctagGTTTtctgtgtaaggcttcatgagctctgggagtaaggggtacgttgggtctcccaggatcactgggCATTTCAATATCTCCcattggaatcttctggtctggaaagaaagtccctgcttgcagctttctgtacaagCCAGTGTTCCCGAacatgcatgcatcatgcaccttcctggaCCACCCCGCATTGACgtcagtgatccacaagcgcctgcaaTACCGTAGAGAAGTagccctttctattgatgtactctgCCACAAGATGGTCCGGGGCCAAAATTGTGATATGCCTTCCATCTATCGccccgccacagttagggaatcctattgctgcaaagccatctattatttcatgcacatttcaaGTGTCACAGTCCATAGCAGGATACAATTAATGGCCTTGCACACTTAAATGTGAACGGAACGCCCATGGTGGACTTCCTGTCTCAAACTGATACGCAACTGACCAGtggcagtctggagttgccagcttccacacagtgattgCCACACGTTTCTCCACTGAGAGGGCAGCTCTCTTTTTGGTGTCCTTAcgccgcagggctggggtgaaCTCTGCACACAATTCCAGGAAGCTGGCTTTgcacatccgaaagttctgcagccactgctcatcatcccagacctgcataacGATGCGATTCCCACCAtgcagtgcttgtttcctgagctcaATGGCAACAGTCCCCTGTGTGCAACTGCTCCGTGAATGCCGAAAGTAATCTAGGGTTGTTTCTTttcatggcacacagcagggcaggtaCCGTGGATTCCTGTTCAGATTTAAAGCTCATGAGATACTGCATGATCAGCCACATTGTGTTCATAACCCTGACTGCAAGAGtaaagagcagtgcaggatccatgctttcaggcagagatggcaggCGCACAGTATACAGGGGCTGTTCAAAAATGGCACGAAACATAGTCAGAAGCCAGTGGAAGGATGGGACagaaaaaactgcatcatgggatgttGAGCCCACACCCACGATGCACTGCAATCCACTtcaccttcccacaactcctagctgcagaagggggtgagttgcacagtggaatagctacccacagtgcactgctttcaCTGTCGGTGCAAGAGCACCAACTGTGAACGTGttctgctgacacaaggagcgaTGTGTGAACATGCACAATCAATGTAATTATAGCGGTTTATGATCGTCAGCGTCACTCGTGTCagcttaactctgtagtgtagacataacctgagtACTTACCAGAGGTTCCCTCCCCTGTATCAGGCTCACCAGTGCTggactcctgggagcagctggacTGCTTAGGAGTCAAAAAGAGATCCTGGCTTGTCATGACACTGGATCCCCCTGTCACCTGTCCTCCATACTCctcctgctcttcctcctccaaCACCTCATCCTCAGGGTTCACTCAGGTGGCCTGTGACTCCAGCTCCCCGCAAGTATCCCCAGagcattttttgggggggggtctcccctgaggatggcatgcagctccttgtagaagcggcatgtctgcagcTCTGCACCAGAACGACTATttgcctccctggccttccgGTACACGTGCTGCAGCATCTTGATCTTCATGCAGCACTACTGTGTGTCCCTATCGTAGTCCTTCTTCGTGTCCCGAGCAATCTGGCCGTAGATGTCGAAGTTCTTACAGCTGGattggagctgtgcctgcacagccccCTCTCTCCACAGACCTAGGAGAGCCACATCGGCCGTCTGCTCCAGGCAGGAGCGTTTGCCATGTGGAgttggcatggtcagctgggcagttggtACGTGAGCTCTCCAGACCGAGCAaataggaaatggaatttcaaaaattctcaGGGCTTTAAAGAGGAGGGGTATTTACCCGTGTAACTGGCTGccgggcagtggagttcaaaattGTGACCAGAACGGTCATGGTGGGACACTTCCTGGAGGCCATTAAAGTCAACGTAGGCAACACAGTGTCTACGCTGCCACCGTGTTGACCTAAGCACTGTGtgtctcatggaggtggatttatTAGGTTGGTGTAGCAGACGAGTTAAAGCGGCAGGAGGaatattgtagtgtagacacttacacaGTTAGGTCGAGATAAGATTGACGTAAGGCAGCTAACTCTGTAGAGTAGATCAGGCCTAAGGCTGATGGGTCTGGTGAAAGCCAGCCAGCACCTCTGTCCCTACCTAGGTGTTTTCCATCCTCTGGTTCAATCCCTCGTGACTTCCCTGCACTCGGCCCATCCGAGCAATCTCGCTGTTTCACAATCAATCTAAACTGAGAGTCTCAGCAGCCCAGAGCAGACGCGGTTCACAGACACTGCTGAGTATTCCAGGGGGCTCTGAAATGTGTCCAGAGCCCTGTGCTCTGTAGTGCAAATGGCTGCGTTTGGGAGTCATTAATGCATTGCTGCATGGCTGACACCAGGGACCTCCTTAGACCtgtacagcttgagctaaagagtcgGGCTCTTGATCCAGTGCTTGTAACAGCCCCACAGGTCCAGCGGGGGGCGTGTAACATACTGGGGCCTGATCCCTTCGTTAGTCTGCTGGAGAAAGCAATGCTAACTTCCACCACTTGGGGTCGCTGTGGAGACTGTACTGAGCTCAGCCTCATGGCAGCAATTCGTGTTCAGTCAAATCAGTCTTTTCCCACTGGCTGTGTCTTTGCCAACAGAAACCCGAGGGAGCACTGAGACCCGCTTCTCTGCAGTTAGTGGAACCACTCCCCGAAGCGGGTAgcttcccaggagctgagggCAGGGAGGTGGTTCTGTAGGCTTCTCCAAGAGACAGGTTCCTTGGGCTGCAGTTGGGAATGGAAGGAGTTTCCCTTGGTCACTAGCTCAGGAGATAACACCAGGGCTTTTCTCTCTGCAACAGATGGTGAGATGAAGGATGACGATGAGGAAGGTACTAGAACCCTGGATCTTCCCAAGACATCCCCAGGACAGACTGGAGGGGACCTCCACCAGCACTCAAGGAAAAAGCAAAGATGCAAGAGTCAGAGCAAATCACAAAAGCAGCAGAGAAATGTCATGCAAGAaaaactcctgcccctccccaggccccagAAAACACTGCTCCAGAGACAGGATGCAGAGCAGAGACATGGAGACAGCCAGCAGGATCAGACACACCCGGCTGCCCAGCAGGGAGAGCCCACAGGGAGGAAACCATTCACATGCCCTGAATGCGGAAGGAGCTGGGCGACGAAGGGCAGCCTCAAAATACACCAGCGAGTGCAcacgggggaggggctgtttcccTGCAgccagtgcgggaaaagcttcaccgCCAAGGCCACCCTCAAAATGCACCAGCAGATCCACACGGGGGAGCGGCCCTTCGTGTGCACCGAGTGCGGCCAGGGCTTCACCGCCAAGGCCACCCTCAAAATGCACCAGCGCCTGCACCGCGGGGAGCAGCCCTTCGTGTGCACCGAGTGCGGCCAGGGCTTCACCGCCAAGGCCACCCTCAAAATGCACCAGCGCCTGCACTGCGGGGAGCGGCCCTTCGTGTGCACCGAGTGCGGCCAGGGCTTCGTTCAGAACGAATTTCTGAAAGTGCACAAGAGGCTGCACACGGGAGAACATCCGTTCCCCTGCCCCGAATGCGGGAAGCGCTTCATCAGCAAGGCTGTTCTGAAGGTGCATGGCAGGGTGCATGGCAGGGAGTGGCCG
This genomic interval carries:
- the LOC123363382 gene encoding gastrula zinc finger protein XlCGF26.1-like isoform X1; amino-acid sequence: MDKRRISPLLRSGSSSGHKQNQVPVAFEDVAVYFSLEEWAALAKWQRELYRDVMKENYELVASLGHPAVKPEIICQMERGEEPCVGNPWGWKDRSTAQNSCSDGEMKDDDEEGTRTLDLPKTSPGQTGGDLHQHSRKKQRCKSQSKSQKQQRNVMQEKLLPLPRPQKTLLQRQDAEQRHGDSQQDQTHPAAQQGEPTGRKPFTCPECGRSWATKGSLKIHQRVHTGEGLFPCSQCGKSFTAKATLKMHQQIHTGERPFVCTECGQGFTAKATLKMHQRLHRGEQPFVCTECGQGFTAKATLKMHQRLHCGERPFVCTECGQGFVQNEFLKVHKRLHTGEHPFPCPECGKRFISKAVLKVHGRVHGREWPFLCTECGKCFTRKDNLKLHQRRHTGERPFACSQCGKSFAKKGTLSMHQKSHVRERRFACAECKESFVSSRDLTMHQRIHTRERSYMCSQCGKCFTQPGNLLTHQRVHTGERPFTCTQCEEKLHHQRQPQNAPADPHGGAALHVH
- the LOC123363382 gene encoding gastrula zinc finger protein XlCGF26.1-like isoform X4, translated to MAQLRLLCTGEVPVAFEDVAVYFSLEEWAALAKWQRELYRDVMKENYELVASLGHPAVKPEIICQMERGEEPCVGNPWGWKDRSTAQNSCSDGEMKDDDEEGTRTLDLPKTSPGQTGGDLHQHSRKKQRCKSQSKSQKQQRNVMQEKLLPLPRPQKTLLQRQDAEQRHGDSQQDQTHPAAQQGEPTGRKPFTCPECGRSWATKGSLKIHQRVHTGEGLFPCSQCGKSFTAKATLKMHQQIHTGERPFVCTECGQGFTAKATLKMHQRLHRGEQPFVCTECGQGFTAKATLKMHQRLHCGERPFVCTECGQGFVQNEFLKVHKRLHTGEHPFPCPECGKRFISKAVLKVHGRVHGREWPFLCTECGKCFTRKDNLKLHQRRHTGERPFACSQCGKSFAKKGTLSMHQKSHVRERRFACAECKESFVSSRDLTMHQRIHTRERSYMCSQCGKCFTQPGNLLTHQRVHTGERPFTCTQCEEKLHHQRQPQNAPADPHGGAALHVH
- the LOC123363382 gene encoding gastrula zinc finger protein XlCGF26.1-like isoform X2 — protein: MRGYSLAWGESAGPSIRPQVPVAFEDVAVYFSLEEWAALAKWQRELYRDVMKENYELVASLGHPAVKPEIICQMERGEEPCVGNPWGWKDRSTAQNSCSDGEMKDDDEEGTRTLDLPKTSPGQTGGDLHQHSRKKQRCKSQSKSQKQQRNVMQEKLLPLPRPQKTLLQRQDAEQRHGDSQQDQTHPAAQQGEPTGRKPFTCPECGRSWATKGSLKIHQRVHTGEGLFPCSQCGKSFTAKATLKMHQQIHTGERPFVCTECGQGFTAKATLKMHQRLHRGEQPFVCTECGQGFTAKATLKMHQRLHCGERPFVCTECGQGFVQNEFLKVHKRLHTGEHPFPCPECGKRFISKAVLKVHGRVHGREWPFLCTECGKCFTRKDNLKLHQRRHTGERPFACSQCGKSFAKKGTLSMHQKSHVRERRFACAECKESFVSSRDLTMHQRIHTRERSYMCSQCGKCFTQPGNLLTHQRVHTGERPFTCTQCEEKLHHQRQPQNAPADPHGGAALHVH
- the LOC123363382 gene encoding gastrula zinc finger protein XlCGF26.1-like isoform X3 is translated as MAGPRAEATAMGAGGSAQVPVAFEDVAVYFSLEEWAALAKWQRELYRDVMKENYELVASLGHPAVKPEIICQMERGEEPCVGNPWGWKDRSTAQNSCSDGEMKDDDEEGTRTLDLPKTSPGQTGGDLHQHSRKKQRCKSQSKSQKQQRNVMQEKLLPLPRPQKTLLQRQDAEQRHGDSQQDQTHPAAQQGEPTGRKPFTCPECGRSWATKGSLKIHQRVHTGEGLFPCSQCGKSFTAKATLKMHQQIHTGERPFVCTECGQGFTAKATLKMHQRLHRGEQPFVCTECGQGFTAKATLKMHQRLHCGERPFVCTECGQGFVQNEFLKVHKRLHTGEHPFPCPECGKRFISKAVLKVHGRVHGREWPFLCTECGKCFTRKDNLKLHQRRHTGERPFACSQCGKSFAKKGTLSMHQKSHVRERRFACAECKESFVSSRDLTMHQRIHTRERSYMCSQCGKCFTQPGNLLTHQRVHTGERPFTCTQCEEKLHHQRQPQNAPADPHGGAALHVH
- the LOC123363382 gene encoding oocyte zinc finger protein XlCOF20-like isoform X5 — its product is MKENYELVASLGHPAVKPEIICQMERGEEPCVGNPWGWKDRSTAQNSCSDGEMKDDDEEGTRTLDLPKTSPGQTGGDLHQHSRKKQRCKSQSKSQKQQRNVMQEKLLPLPRPQKTLLQRQDAEQRHGDSQQDQTHPAAQQGEPTGRKPFTCPECGRSWATKGSLKIHQRVHTGEGLFPCSQCGKSFTAKATLKMHQQIHTGERPFVCTECGQGFTAKATLKMHQRLHRGEQPFVCTECGQGFTAKATLKMHQRLHCGERPFVCTECGQGFVQNEFLKVHKRLHTGEHPFPCPECGKRFISKAVLKVHGRVHGREWPFLCTECGKCFTRKDNLKLHQRRHTGERPFACSQCGKSFAKKGTLSMHQKSHVRERRFACAECKESFVSSRDLTMHQRIHTRERSYMCSQCGKCFTQPGNLLTHQRVHTGERPFTCTQCEEKLHHQRQPQNAPADPHGGAALHVH